GGCAAAATCGCAATTGATCAGGCCGGGGATGGTGATGAGGTCGGAAATACCGCGAGTGGCGCGAAGCAGTACATCGTCGGCCATCATGAAGGCTTCGGTAAGTCTGGTCGACGGATCGACGATTTGAAGCAAGCGCTGGTTCGGAATCACAATCAGCGTATCAACGCGCGATTTGAGTTCTTCGATACCGGCAAGGGCGCGATTGATGCGTTTGCGGCCCTCGAATTCGAACGGCTTGGTGACAATAGCGACAGTGAGAGCGCCAATTTCGCGGGCGATTTCAGCGACGGTCGGAGCCGCGCCGGTGCCGGTGCCGCCGCCCATCCCGGCGGTCACGAACACCAGGTCAGCGCCGTCGAGCAATTTGGCAAAGGCTTCGCGGTCTTCCTCGATAGCCTGCTTGCCGACTTCGGGGCGAGCGCCGGCGCCGAGGCCGCGGGTGATGTTTCTGCCGATCTGCATGCGATGCTCGGCTTTGGAAAATTCGAGCGCCTGCGAGTCGGTGTTGACGGAGATGAACTCCACGCCGTTGAGCTTCTGGTCGATCATGCGGTTGACGGCGTTGCCTCCTGCCCCGCCGACGCCGACTACCTTGATCTTCGCGTAGTTGGCGAATTCTGATGCAAAATCAAACGTCATATTTCTACCTCGTCCTTGGGTTTTCCTACCTAAAAGTTGAACAACGAATTGAACACTTTTTCCAGTCTATTGAATGCGCGGTTGAACATTCCCGCTTCCCGGCTGCCTTTGTCGGGATGGTCGATGCCGTAGCGGACCAGTCCAAAGGCGGTCGAGTACATTGGATTTGTCACGATGTGCGACATGCCGCCGAATCCGCGCGGTGTGCCGACACGCACCGGCAGATCGAAAACTTGTTCGGCCAACACGTCGATGCCGCGCAGCATGGAGCCGCCGCCGGTCAGCACGATGCCGCCTGCGACTGACTGATAGAAGTTGGTGCGCTTGAGTTCGAGCAGTACCATTTTGAAGATTTCTTCGACGCGCGGCTGGATGATGCTGGCCACGACGCCAAGCGACACATCACGGGGCGGACGCTCGCCGATACTGGGGATGGAAATCATCTCTTCAGTATTCACGAGGCTCATCATCGCAGCGCCGAAGTCAAGCTTGATTTGTTCGGCGGTGTCAATCGGTGTGCGCAGGCCAATCGCCAAGTCGTTGGTGATATTGCGGCCACCGAGACCGATGACGGCGGTGTGGCGAATCGACGAATCGGTGAAGAGCGCTATATCGGTTGTTCCGCCGCCGAGATCGATCAGCACGGTGCCGAGATCCTTTTCGTCTTCGTGCAAAACGCAGAGCGAGGACGCCAGCGGCTGGAGGACCAGGTCGCGGACTTCATAGCCCGCGCGCTTGATTGATTTGTAGATATTTTGCGCCGAGGTGGTGGCGCCGGTGACGATGTGGACTTCGGCCTCGAGACGCACGCCGGACATTCCGGTCGGGTCTTTGATGCCGCCCTGATCGTCGACGATATATTCCTGCGGCAGTACGTGGATAACCTCGCGGTCGCCCGGAATGGCAAACGACTTTGCCGCTTCAATCACTCGGCTCACATCATATTCCGAAATCTCGTTGTCGGAACGGCTGACGGCGATGACGCCGCGCGAGTTGATGCTCTTGATGTGGTCGCCGGCGATACCGGCATAGACTGACTTGATTTCGAGACCCGCCATCTCTTCGGCTGAAGCGATAGCGCGCTGGATCGAACCGATAGTTTTTTCCAAGTTGATGACGACGCCTTTTTTCAGTCCTTCGGACGGCGCCGTACCGACTCCGATGATTTCGTCTTCCGCGTCATTCGACCGCCGGCAGACAAGGGCACAGATCTTGGTCGTGCCGATGTCCAACCCACAGACAACTCTCTCAGATCCCATTGTTCACCTCTCTATCCATAGAAACTCTAGATTTCAGCACAGCGAGATCAACCATCCGCAGGTCGATATCCAGACCGGGATTCTTGTTGCTCTCGAGTATTTTTTCAATCCGTTGAATTTTCGAATCAAATTCGCCCAAACCGAGATGGACGACTATTGAGCCCGGCTCGATGATCAGTTTGAGTTCGCCGTTTTCGATGACGATCTCGGAAAGCGTGTCATAGGAGCGCGGGTATCGTGTTTTGACTGTTTCAATAAATGTTATCGCGGAACGCAAAGCGGCATCGTCAATGATGCTGAAGCAAACCGGCGATTTGATATTGACGCCGCGAATGATCGGCAGCTGCAGTCCCTGATCGTTGAGACTGGCCGGAAGCAGTTCGCAGCGCTTGGTGATGCCGTAAAGTTGGTTGAGATAGACATATCCGACCGGGCTCTTCTCGGTCACCGTGACAGTAATCTTGCCATAGTAGTCGGGACGGACTGAAGCCGTCGCTATGAAGTTGTGCTTCATCACGCTATTGAGAATGCCCTTCATCTCGACGTTGAGCAAGTTGTCGCCAACCGTGACGGGAATGTCGGCGGCAGTGAGTTTGTCGGAGCCGATGATTTCGACATAGGTGACCTTAACAACGGAATACTTCTTCGCGGCGAATCCGGCGCCAAGCACAAGCAGCGAAAAGAAGAAGAGATATGTCGCGATCCGCTTGCTCATTTGCCGATCGCCTCCAGAATCTTGGGTGCGGTTTTGTAAATATCGCCGGCGCCGACGGTGAAAACGACATCACCGGGCTGGGCATATTTTGCGACGATCGACGGGATCTGCGCGACGTCATCGACGTATTGCACGTTCTTGTGACCAAAGCGAGATGAGGCATCACTGATAAGACGCGACGTTACGCCTTCAATCG
This is a stretch of genomic DNA from bacterium. It encodes these proteins:
- the ftsZ gene encoding cell division protein FtsZ, whose product is MTFDFASEFANYAKIKVVGVGGAGGNAVNRMIDQKLNGVEFISVNTDSQALEFSKAEHRMQIGRNITRGLGAGARPEVGKQAIEEDREAFAKLLDGADLVFVTAGMGGGTGTGAAPTVAEIAREIGALTVAIVTKPFEFEGRKRINRALAGIEELKSRVDTLIVIPNQRLLQIVDPSTRLTEAFMMADDVLLRATRGISDLITIPGLINCDFADVRTVMMEMGDAMMGSGYGCGENKAANAARMAINSPLLEDVIISGAKGLLMNVTGSPDMTLYEVNEATTVIYDAAGSDANIIFGAVIDPTLEDEIRVTVIATGFGNAKREMVERFERVDRVTEPIDLFEKTLERATVPHIVGAEGEMKSEEFITNGSDEVDQEDLEIPAFLRNRMR
- the ftsA gene encoding cell division protein FtsA, translated to MGSERVVCGLDIGTTKICALVCRRSNDAEDEIIGVGTAPSEGLKKGVVINLEKTIGSIQRAIASAEEMAGLEIKSVYAGIAGDHIKSINSRGVIAVSRSDNEISEYDVSRVIEAAKSFAIPGDREVIHVLPQEYIVDDQGGIKDPTGMSGVRLEAEVHIVTGATTSAQNIYKSIKRAGYEVRDLVLQPLASSLCVLHEDEKDLGTVLIDLGGGTTDIALFTDSSIRHTAVIGLGGRNITNDLAIGLRTPIDTAEQIKLDFGAAMMSLVNTEEMISIPSIGERPPRDVSLGVVASIIQPRVEEIFKMVLLELKRTNFYQSVAGGIVLTGGGSMLRGIDVLAEQVFDLPVRVGTPRGFGGMSHIVTNPMYSTAFGLVRYGIDHPDKGSREAGMFNRAFNRLEKVFNSLFNF